A genomic window from Halorussus rarus includes:
- a CDS encoding YHS domain-containing protein: MAQCAVCGADVEKANPGESDYRDEAFAAAQVEYEGETYQFCSEEHRRAFEDDPDEYA, from the coding sequence ATGGCACAGTGCGCGGTCTGCGGCGCCGACGTCGAGAAGGCCAATCCCGGGGAGAGCGACTACCGCGACGAGGCGTTCGCGGCGGCCCAGGTCGAGTACGAGGGCGAGACCTACCAGTTCTGCAGCGAGGAGCACCGCCGGGCGTTCGAGGACGACCCCGACGAGTACGCCTGA
- a CDS encoding DUF7282 domain-containing protein, with protein MVKRRATDRRTGSGTDTAGGDAATGSCDSDTETSGLRSAPSRRQFLAASFVAGALGVPGASAAATGDGGDRQSSDAEAFATVEFGNQYTDGTDVTVGSTTVSAGGWVTFHDTSLFEAKPLESVVGISEYLEPGIHREVPATLFDVPGRSFERSQLEGTTPLIAMPHRDTNDNQQYEFVTSEAEQDPQYLRAELPVVDLGFATVGEASDGGAAPFAALDFENQAVEDDAVTVEDVVLSDGGFVALHDVRLLRGEALESVVGVSEYLEPGAHDAVEVELDDPSAVAGVEFPPAPPLVPMPHRDTDGNEEYDFVESGGEDDGPYVAAGQAVVDMGFVKIGE; from the coding sequence ATGGTAAAACGACGCGCGACCGACCGACGCACAGGCTCCGGAACCGACACCGCCGGTGGCGACGCCGCCACCGGAAGTTGCGACTCCGACACCGAAACCAGCGGCCTCCGGTCCGCGCCCTCGCGCCGACAGTTCCTCGCGGCGTCGTTCGTCGCGGGCGCGCTCGGCGTGCCGGGCGCGAGCGCCGCAGCCACGGGCGACGGGGGCGACCGGCAGTCGAGCGACGCCGAGGCGTTCGCGACCGTCGAGTTCGGGAACCAGTACACCGACGGGACCGACGTCACGGTCGGCTCGACGACGGTCTCCGCGGGCGGATGGGTGACGTTCCACGACACCAGCCTCTTCGAGGCGAAACCGCTGGAGAGCGTGGTGGGCATCTCGGAATACCTCGAGCCCGGCATCCACCGGGAGGTGCCGGCGACGCTGTTCGACGTGCCCGGCCGGTCGTTCGAGCGGTCGCAGCTCGAGGGAACCACGCCGCTCATCGCGATGCCCCACCGCGACACGAACGACAATCAGCAGTACGAGTTCGTCACGAGCGAGGCCGAGCAGGACCCGCAGTACCTGCGCGCCGAACTCCCGGTCGTCGACCTCGGGTTCGCGACCGTCGGCGAGGCGTCGGACGGAGGCGCGGCGCCGTTCGCAGCGCTGGACTTCGAGAACCAGGCCGTCGAGGACGACGCGGTCACCGTCGAGGACGTCGTGCTCTCTGACGGCGGGTTCGTCGCGCTCCACGACGTCCGCCTGCTCCGGGGCGAGGCCCTGGAGAGCGTCGTCGGCGTCTCGGAGTACCTCGAGCCGGGGGCACACGACGCGGTCGAGGTCGAACTCGACGACCCGAGCGCGGTCGCGGGCGTCGAGTTCCCGCCCGCGCCGCCGCTCGTGCCGATGCCCCACCGGGACACGGACGGGAACGAGGAGTACGACTTCGTCGAGAGCGGCGGCGAGGACGACGGCCCGTACGTCGCTGCCGGTCAGGCGGTCGTCGACATGGGGTTCGTGAAGATCGGCGAGTAG
- a CDS encoding dihydrolipoyl dehydrogenase family protein, translating into MTTHVVVIGAYGSAGVAAARELVDEPDVRLTLVDDGEPGGGLCILRGCMPSKEVLSAGEHRFQARHDRRVEGVPDVDLEAVVATKDDHVENFAEHRRAAVRKLADRDGVELVRRRARFVDDTTVAVGDREIEADYVVVATGSTVTVPDLPGLGEVDYSTSDEVLDATEFPDSGVVMGFGYVGLELVPYLSEAAEMDVTVVEHDDYPLDEADDVFRAALLDIYREEFDVDVLTNTREQSVEATGEGGVRLHVKRGGAPGGRRETVEADELFLFTGRRPAVDDLGLENTSLDPGRAWVRDTMRARGAERVFVAGDANGREPILHVAKEQGALAAENVLRHRDGEELEPYRNVHHHVVFSGLGVYPYARVGASESALAAEDRDYVAVVREASSDGVFATKAVPGGLAKLVVDADDGTVLGYQGLHYHADVMAKTMQVVVETGMDVRDVPDRAFHPTTPEILDGLFREATAELE; encoded by the coding sequence ATGACCACGCACGTCGTTGTCATCGGAGCCTACGGCAGCGCCGGCGTCGCGGCGGCGCGAGAGCTGGTCGACGAGCCGGACGTGAGGCTGACGCTCGTCGACGACGGCGAGCCCGGCGGCGGGCTCTGCATCCTCCGGGGGTGCATGCCCTCGAAGGAGGTGCTCTCGGCCGGCGAGCACCGGTTCCAGGCCCGCCACGACCGCCGGGTCGAGGGCGTCCCGGACGTGGACCTCGAGGCGGTCGTGGCGACCAAGGACGACCACGTCGAGAACTTCGCGGAGCACCGCCGGGCGGCGGTCCGGAAGCTGGCCGACCGCGACGGCGTCGAGCTGGTCCGGCGGCGCGCCCGGTTCGTCGACGACACCACCGTGGCGGTCGGCGACCGCGAGATCGAGGCCGACTACGTCGTCGTCGCGACCGGGTCGACCGTCACCGTGCCCGACCTGCCCGGTCTGGGAGAGGTCGACTACTCGACGAGCGACGAGGTGCTCGACGCGACCGAGTTCCCCGACTCGGGGGTCGTGATGGGGTTCGGCTACGTCGGCCTCGAACTGGTGCCGTACCTCAGCGAGGCCGCCGAGATGGACGTCACCGTCGTCGAGCACGACGACTACCCGCTGGACGAGGCCGACGATGTGTTCCGGGCGGCGCTGCTCGACATCTACCGCGAGGAGTTCGACGTCGACGTGCTGACGAACACCCGCGAGCAGTCGGTCGAGGCGACTGGCGAGGGCGGCGTGCGCCTCCACGTGAAGCGCGGCGGAGCGCCCGGCGGGCGGCGCGAGACCGTCGAGGCCGACGAGCTGTTCCTGTTCACCGGACGCCGACCCGCGGTCGACGACCTCGGACTCGAGAACACGTCGCTCGACCCGGGTCGGGCGTGGGTCCGGGACACGATGCGGGCCCGCGGCGCCGAGCGCGTCTTCGTGGCGGGCGACGCTAACGGCCGCGAACCCATCCTCCACGTCGCCAAGGAGCAGGGCGCGCTCGCGGCCGAGAACGTGCTCCGGCACCGCGACGGCGAGGAGCTCGAACCCTACCGCAACGTCCACCACCACGTCGTGTTCTCGGGGCTCGGGGTCTACCCCTACGCCCGCGTCGGCGCCTCCGAGTCGGCGCTGGCGGCCGAGGACCGCGACTACGTGGCGGTCGTCCGCGAGGCGAGCAGCGACGGCGTGTTCGCGACCAAGGCGGTGCCCGGCGGGCTGGCGAAGCTGGTCGTCGACGCCGACGACGGGACGGTCCTTGGCTATCAGGGGCTGCACTACCACGCCGACGTGATGGCCAAGACGATGCAGGTCGTCGTCGAGACCGGGATGGACGTGCGCGACGTGCCCGACCGGGCGTTCCACCCGACGACGCCGGAGATTCTGGACGGGCTGTTCCGGGAGGCGACGGCCGAACTGGAGTAG
- a CDS encoding PGF-CTERM sorting domain-containing protein produces the protein MKRVATALLMLVVTASVSPATATAGIAAETAEQASGEAYAGTHVSFDAGERAVTDYAVDGETMLTSLKVQSASETGSGGLVDLGASLSAVTRIEGAGLSLGATTATEARVRAGAEGDAGATITAHDNGNGVLVVAAGDESDYAVANLSADAEASAESDARVEVTTANGTEGTFLVVGEGNVTVNDDGDVSADLGENGRLVFRAYPDGRDDGDEKQETLIAEGEARAEAHVMVESASDDADETGQVVVDTVSYGANTTVEAAETAEGTVALTVNRTTHEGTVLVTSVSERALNATEDLEVRVDGEAAVEARTYTQLESAVGSDRSRYVVESAGGADASADVLVAVNHFSERTVSMQSASEDETTTDAGDDGTSTTAETTTGDGTGAETTTPADESTNGDGATGETTTTTAADETADNGAGVPGFTATAAVVALVGAALLARLR, from the coding sequence ATGAAACGAGTAGCTACCGCCCTACTGATGCTCGTGGTAACAGCGAGTGTCTCTCCGGCGACCGCCACAGCCGGAATCGCCGCCGAAACCGCGGAACAGGCGTCCGGCGAAGCGTACGCCGGGACCCACGTCTCGTTCGACGCCGGGGAGCGCGCCGTGACCGACTACGCTGTCGACGGCGAGACGATGCTGACCTCCCTGAAGGTCCAGTCCGCGAGCGAGACCGGGAGCGGCGGCCTCGTCGACCTCGGAGCCTCGCTGTCGGCCGTGACCCGCATCGAGGGCGCCGGGCTCAGCCTCGGCGCGACGACCGCGACCGAGGCCCGCGTCCGGGCCGGCGCCGAGGGCGACGCCGGCGCGACAATCACCGCCCACGACAACGGGAACGGCGTCCTCGTGGTCGCCGCGGGCGACGAGTCCGACTACGCGGTCGCCAACCTCTCGGCGGACGCCGAGGCGTCGGCCGAGAGCGACGCGCGGGTCGAGGTGACCACCGCGAACGGGACCGAGGGCACCTTCCTCGTCGTCGGCGAGGGCAACGTCACCGTCAACGACGACGGCGACGTGTCCGCGGATCTCGGCGAGAACGGCCGACTCGTCTTCCGGGCGTACCCCGACGGCAGGGACGACGGCGACGAGAAGCAGGAGACCCTCATCGCCGAAGGGGAGGCGAGGGCCGAGGCCCACGTGATGGTCGAGAGCGCGAGCGACGACGCCGACGAGACCGGACAGGTCGTCGTCGACACCGTGAGCTACGGCGCGAACACCACCGTCGAAGCCGCCGAGACCGCCGAAGGGACGGTCGCGCTCACCGTGAACCGGACGACCCACGAGGGGACCGTCCTGGTCACCAGCGTCTCCGAGCGGGCGCTGAACGCCACCGAGGACCTCGAGGTCAGGGTCGACGGCGAGGCCGCGGTCGAGGCCCGGACCTACACCCAACTCGAGAGCGCGGTCGGCAGCGACCGGTCGCGCTACGTGGTCGAGAGCGCGGGCGGCGCGGACGCCAGCGCCGACGTGCTGGTCGCGGTCAACCACTTCTCCGAGCGCACGGTCTCGATGCAGTCGGCCTCGGAGGACGAGACGACGACCGACGCCGGCGACGACGGGACGTCGACGACTGCAGAGACGACGACCGGTGACGGTACCGGCGCGGAGACCACGACCCCCGCCGATGAGTCGACCAACGGCGACGGCGCGACCGGTGAAACGACCACCACGACCGCCGCCGACGAGACGGCCGACAACGGCGCGGGCGTGCCCGGCTTCACCGCGACGGCCGCCGTCGTCGCGCTGGTCGGGGCGGCCCTGCTGGCGCGGCTTCGGTAG
- the kdgK1 gene encoding bifunctional 2-dehydro-3-deoxygluconokinase/2-dehydro-3-deoxygalactonokinase, translating into MTDLVTFGETMLRLSPPDGERLETAHDLEFRAAGAESNVAVAAARLGADAAWTSKLPDSPLGRRVVSGLRRHGVETDVAWSDEGRQGTYYLEYGGKPRGTNVIYDRTGAAVTTAETDELPVDRIREAEAFHTSGITPALSPTLESTTADLLAAAGDAGTATSFDVNYRSKLWEPAEARETLEALFPDVDLLMVAERDARKVLGREGDAGEIAAGLAEEFDFETVVVTRGEDGALARHDGETYEQPAIETDTLDPIGTGDAFLGAFLARRLAGDGVAAALEYGSATAALKRTIPGDVAVVTREEVEAVLAEEGGEISR; encoded by the coding sequence ATGACCGACCTCGTGACCTTCGGCGAGACGATGCTGCGGCTCTCGCCGCCCGACGGCGAGCGGCTCGAGACCGCCCACGACCTGGAGTTCCGGGCGGCGGGCGCCGAGAGCAACGTCGCGGTCGCGGCCGCCCGGCTCGGCGCGGACGCGGCCTGGACCTCGAAGCTGCCCGACTCGCCGCTGGGCCGGCGCGTGGTGTCGGGACTGCGGCGCCACGGTGTCGAGACCGACGTGGCGTGGAGCGACGAGGGCCGCCAGGGCACCTACTACCTGGAGTACGGCGGGAAGCCCCGCGGGACCAACGTCATCTACGACCGGACGGGCGCGGCGGTCACGACCGCCGAGACCGACGAACTGCCCGTCGACCGCATCCGGGAGGCCGAGGCGTTCCACACGTCGGGCATCACGCCCGCCCTTTCTCCGACCCTGGAGTCGACCACGGCCGACCTGCTCGCGGCCGCCGGAGACGCGGGCACCGCGACCAGCTTCGACGTGAACTACCGGTCGAAGCTCTGGGAGCCAGCGGAGGCCCGCGAGACCCTGGAGGCGCTGTTCCCCGACGTGGACCTGCTGATGGTCGCCGAGCGCGACGCCCGGAAGGTGCTGGGCCGCGAGGGCGACGCCGGGGAGATCGCCGCGGGGCTAGCCGAAGAGTTCGACTTCGAGACGGTCGTCGTGACCCGCGGCGAGGACGGCGCGCTGGCCCGCCACGACGGCGAGACGTACGAGCAACCCGCCATCGAGACCGACACGCTCGACCCCATCGGCACCGGCGACGCCTTCCTCGGGGCGTTCCTCGCCCGCCGGCTCGCGGGCGACGGCGTGGCGGCCGCGCTGGAGTACGGGTCGGCGACCGCCGCGCTCAAGCGCACGATTCCGGGCGACGTGGCGGTCGTCACCCGCGAGGAGGTCGAGGCCGTGCTGGCCGAGGAGGGCGGCGAGATATCGCGGTGA
- a CDS encoding SIR2 family NAD-dependent protein deacylase: MDHIEAAARDLREVETAVALTGAGVSVPSGVPPFRGEGGVWNEYDPDAFDVHRFRREPGDFWADWLDLRADLLDADLEPNVAHDALADLTAAGHLDAVVTQNIDGLHDAALLDGEGDGKRAGAAESDSVVELHGNARRSVCQQCGRAVPAAEVRERAASGDLPPRCENCDGVLKPDAVLFGEQLPTAALARAQRLAADSDAVLVAGSSLTVEPAASLPARAADRGATLILVNLDETPLDARADYVFREDVTDALPAIRDAVGD; the protein is encoded by the coding sequence ATGGACCACATCGAGGCCGCCGCCCGCGACCTCCGCGAGGTCGAGACCGCGGTCGCGCTCACCGGCGCGGGCGTGAGCGTCCCCTCGGGCGTCCCGCCGTTCCGGGGCGAGGGCGGCGTCTGGAACGAGTACGACCCCGACGCCTTCGACGTCCACCGGTTCCGGCGCGAGCCCGGCGACTTCTGGGCCGACTGGCTCGACCTCCGGGCGGACCTGCTCGACGCCGACCTCGAACCCAACGTCGCCCACGACGCGCTCGCCGACCTCACGGCCGCCGGCCACCTCGACGCCGTCGTCACGCAGAACATCGACGGGCTCCACGACGCGGCGCTCCTCGACGGCGAAGGCGACGGGAAGCGCGCCGGGGCCGCCGAATCTGACTCGGTCGTCGAACTCCACGGCAACGCCCGCCGGTCGGTCTGTCAGCAGTGCGGCCGGGCGGTACCCGCCGCCGAGGTCCGCGAGCGCGCCGCGTCGGGCGACCTGCCGCCGCGGTGCGAGAACTGCGACGGCGTGCTGAAGCCCGACGCCGTGCTGTTCGGCGAGCAGTTGCCGACGGCCGCGCTCGCTCGGGCTCAGCGACTCGCGGCCGACAGCGACGCGGTGCTGGTCGCGGGGTCGTCGCTCACGGTCGAACCGGCGGCGTCGCTGCCCGCGCGGGCCGCCGACCGCGGCGCGACCCTGATCCTGGTCAACCTCGACGAGACGCCGCTGGACGCCCGGGCCGACTACGTCTTCCGCGAGGACGTGACCGACGCGCTGCCCGCGATTCGGGACGCGGTCGGCGACTGA
- a CDS encoding O-acetylhomoserine aminocarboxypropyltransferase/cysteine synthase family protein, with translation MTDDDRSFNTDSVHAGQEPDSATGARAPPIYQTTSYVFDDAEHAASLFALEEPGNIYSRIMNPTNATLEERLATLEGGVAALATSSGMAALNLATFVLAERGDNVVTASSLYGGTYTYFTHTAPRRGVEAKFVDTLDYEAYDEAIDDDTAYVHLETIGNPALVTPDIERIADIAHDHDVPLLVDNTFATPYLCNPIEHGADLVWHSTTKWIHGSGSTIGGALIDGGTFPWEEGDYPEIAEDNPAYHGVNFRERFGDAAFAYAARTRGLRDLGNQQSPFDAWVTLQKLESLPLRMDRHCENALDVAEYLEDHDEVAWVNYPGLESHETHEEATEYLDGGYGGMITFGLEDGYEAGRAVTEETELASLLANVGDAKTLIIHPASTTHQQLTEEEQLESGTTPDLVRLSVGIEDVDDIVADLDQAIAAATE, from the coding sequence ATGACCGACGACGACCGCAGCTTCAACACCGACAGCGTCCACGCCGGACAGGAACCGGACTCGGCCACCGGGGCGCGAGCGCCGCCCATCTACCAGACCACCTCGTACGTCTTCGACGACGCCGAGCACGCCGCGTCGCTGTTCGCGCTGGAGGAGCCGGGCAACATCTACAGCCGCATCATGAACCCGACCAACGCTACCCTCGAGGAGCGACTCGCGACCCTCGAAGGCGGCGTGGCGGCCCTCGCGACGTCGAGCGGGATGGCCGCGCTCAACCTCGCGACGTTCGTGCTGGCCGAGCGCGGCGACAACGTGGTCACGGCGTCGTCGCTGTACGGCGGCACCTACACCTACTTCACCCACACCGCGCCCCGGCGCGGGGTCGAGGCGAAGTTCGTCGACACGCTCGACTACGAGGCCTACGACGAGGCCATCGACGACGACACCGCGTACGTCCACCTCGAGACCATCGGCAACCCCGCGCTGGTGACCCCGGACATCGAGCGCATCGCCGACATCGCCCACGACCACGACGTCCCCCTGCTGGTCGACAACACGTTCGCGACGCCGTACCTCTGCAATCCCATCGAGCACGGCGCCGACCTCGTCTGGCACTCCACGACCAAGTGGATCCACGGCAGCGGATCGACCATCGGCGGGGCGCTAATCGACGGCGGCACCTTCCCCTGGGAGGAGGGCGACTACCCCGAGATCGCCGAGGACAACCCCGCGTACCACGGCGTCAACTTCCGCGAGCGGTTCGGCGACGCCGCGTTCGCCTACGCCGCCCGGACCCGCGGGCTCCGGGACCTGGGCAACCAGCAGTCGCCGTTCGACGCCTGGGTCACCCTCCAGAAGCTCGAGAGCCTGCCCCTGCGGATGGACCGCCACTGCGAGAACGCGCTGGACGTCGCGGAGTACCTCGAGGACCACGACGAGGTCGCGTGGGTCAACTACCCCGGCCTCGAGAGCCACGAGACCCACGAGGAGGCCACCGAGTACCTCGACGGCGGCTACGGCGGCATGATAACGTTCGGCCTGGAGGACGGCTACGAGGCCGGCCGCGCGGTCACCGAGGAGACCGAACTCGCCAGCCTGCTGGCCAACGTCGGCGACGCCAAGACGCTCATCATCCACCCCGCGAGCACGACCCACCAGCAGCTCACCGAGGAGGAGCAGCTCGAGAGCGGCACCACGCCCGACCTGGTGCGGCTGTCGGTCGGCATCGAGGACGTCGACGACATCGTCGCGGACCTCGACCAGGCCATCGCGGCGGCGACCGAGTAG
- the mutL gene encoding DNA mismatch repair endonuclease MutL encodes MSDRITELDDATVRQIAAGEVVERPASVVKELVENSLDADADRIDVSVEDGGTERIVVSDDGVGMSENDVRAAVREHTTSKIDDIDDLEAGVTTLGFRGEALHTIGAVSRTTITTKPRGDGDEGSRRATELRLAGGEVESVSPAGRPAGTTVEVADLFYNTPARRKYLKTTTTEFSHVNTVVTRYALANPDVAVSLTHDDREVFATSGRGDLRSALLSVYGREVATSMIEVGEAQHASEQRAATPRAESDGDNTGGVSVSGYVSDPETTRSTREYVSTYVNGRYVRAPVVREALLDAYGGQLSAERYPFAVLFLEVAPDEVDVNVHPRKMEVRWGDEQAVGEVVETAVEDALLDHGLVRSSAPRGRSAPDEASVQPERPEDDGESEQAELTPGTDEDAEPEQSTLDASESTETNTASSASRESGATIPGRRDAGSSPTAASSSPSNASSAGETPEDTSPAATRDTTSGSSARARTPAGQSGPDPESTADTASAAAETEDDSPSPETPTADRDGSADAHRKFAAPTESGTLDGGTTDDPAFESLPRMRVLGQVHDTYVAAETPEGLVLVDQHAADERVNYERLQTEFDDDATTQMLAQPVELELTPGEAAVFEEYREALERLGFRAERAEERDDEDESQRTVVVRTAPTVLDETLDPALLRDALGEFVSTDPDDRGDTVEAVADDLLADLACYPSITGNTSLREGSVVELLSALDDCENPYACPHGRPVIIEFGEGEIEDRFERDYPGHVGRREES; translated from the coding sequence GTGAGCGACAGAATCACCGAACTAGACGACGCGACCGTCCGCCAGATCGCCGCGGGCGAGGTGGTCGAGCGCCCCGCCTCGGTCGTCAAGGAACTGGTCGAGAACAGCCTCGACGCCGACGCCGACCGCATCGACGTGTCCGTCGAGGACGGCGGCACCGAGCGCATCGTCGTCAGCGACGACGGCGTGGGGATGAGCGAGAACGACGTTCGCGCCGCGGTCCGCGAGCACACCACCAGCAAGATCGACGACATCGACGACCTCGAAGCCGGCGTGACCACGCTGGGCTTCCGCGGGGAGGCGCTGCACACCATCGGCGCGGTCTCGCGGACGACCATCACCACGAAGCCGCGGGGGGACGGCGACGAGGGAAGTCGGCGCGCGACCGAACTCCGACTGGCGGGCGGCGAGGTCGAATCGGTGAGTCCCGCGGGCCGGCCCGCGGGGACGACCGTCGAGGTCGCGGACCTGTTCTACAACACCCCGGCGCGCCGGAAGTACCTCAAGACCACGACCACCGAGTTCTCGCACGTCAACACGGTCGTCACCCGGTACGCGCTGGCCAACCCCGACGTGGCGGTGTCGCTGACCCACGACGACCGCGAGGTGTTCGCCACCTCGGGCCGGGGCGACCTCCGGTCGGCGCTGCTGTCGGTGTACGGCCGGGAGGTCGCGACGTCGATGATCGAAGTCGGCGAGGCGCAGCACGCCTCGGAACAGCGAGCGGCAACGCCGCGAGCAGAGAGCGATGGGGACAACACGGGCGGCGTCTCGGTGTCGGGCTACGTCAGCGACCCCGAGACCACGCGGAGCACCCGCGAGTACGTCTCGACCTACGTCAACGGCCGGTACGTTCGCGCGCCGGTCGTCCGCGAGGCGCTCCTCGACGCCTACGGCGGCCAGCTCTCGGCCGAGCGCTACCCCTTCGCGGTCCTCTTCCTGGAAGTCGCGCCCGACGAGGTCGACGTCAACGTCCACCCCCGGAAGATGGAGGTCCGGTGGGGCGACGAGCAGGCCGTCGGCGAGGTGGTCGAGACCGCGGTCGAGGACGCGCTGCTCGACCACGGGCTGGTCCGGTCGTCGGCGCCCCGCGGCCGGAGCGCGCCCGACGAGGCCAGCGTCCAGCCCGAACGCCCCGAGGACGACGGTGAAAGCGAACAGGCCGAACTGACACCCGGAACCGACGAGGACGCGGAGCCTGAACAGTCGACCCTCGACGCCTCGGAGAGTACCGAGACGAATACAGCGTCTTCGGCGAGTCGGGAGTCAGGTGCGACGATTCCGGGTCGTCGCGACGCAGGGTCGAGCCCGACCGCCGCCTCGTCGTCACCGAGCAACGCGTCGTCCGCCGGAGAGACGCCGGAGGACACCAGTCCGGCAGCCACCCGCGACACCACCTCCGGGTCGTCCGCTCGCGCTCGAACGCCGGCGGGTCAGAGCGGTCCCGACCCGGAGTCGACCGCGGATACCGCGAGCGCAGCCGCCGAGACGGAGGACGATTCCCCGTCGCCAGAAACCCCCACGGCCGACCGCGACGGGTCCGCCGACGCCCACCGGAAGTTCGCGGCGCCCACCGAGTCCGGGACGCTCGACGGCGGCACGACCGACGACCCGGCGTTCGAAAGCCTCCCCCGGATGCGGGTTCTCGGCCAGGTCCACGACACCTACGTCGCGGCCGAGACGCCCGAGGGGCTGGTGCTGGTCGACCAGCACGCCGCCGACGAGCGGGTCAACTACGAGCGACTTCAGACCGAGTTCGACGACGACGCGACCACCCAGATGCTGGCCCAACCGGTCGAACTCGAACTCACCCCGGGCGAGGCCGCGGTGTTCGAGGAGTACCGCGAGGCGCTGGAGCGACTCGGCTTCCGGGCCGAGCGCGCGGAGGAGCGTGACGACGAGGACGAGAGCCAGCGCACCGTCGTCGTCCGGACCGCGCCGACCGTCCTGGACGAGACGCTCGACCCCGCGCTGCTCCGGGACGCGCTGGGCGAGTTCGTCTCGACCGACCCCGACGACCGCGGCGACACCGTCGAGGCGGTCGCCGACGACCTGCTGGCGGACCTCGCGTGCTACCCCTCGATCACGGGCAACACCTCGCTCCGGGAGGGGTCGGTTGTCGAACTGCTGTCGGCGCTGGACGACTGCGAGAACCCCTACGCCTGCCCGCACGGACGGCCCGTGATAATCGAGTTCGGCGAGGGGGAGATAGAAGACCGGTTCGAGCGCGACTACCCCGGCCACGTGGGGCGGCGAGAGGAATCGTAG
- a CDS encoding aldo/keto reductase, translating into MTDSEELDLDYVQLGGTGIQTSELQFGTWRFGKETEQGNVEIDEDRAFELLDAYAAAGGRYIDTADVYGGGKAEQWIGNWLADRDRERYTVASKIYWQIREGDPNSRGNNRKNLRHRVDQILDRLDTDYVDVLYIHRWDDQTSARELMKTLNGLVEEGKVLYLGASTLRPNAWKVAKANEIARAEGWEPFTVLQPRYNLVDREIEGDYLEMARRENLAVCPWSPLGQGFLTGKYSREDGLTGESRAAESSRFEESYLTEANFDVHDELDAVAEEVGATPAQTSLAWLMHREGVTAPIVGARTVDQLEENLAASEIDLSDDQVQRLAEAKGGPYAGL; encoded by the coding sequence ATGACCGACTCGGAGGAACTCGACCTCGACTACGTCCAGTTGGGCGGCACCGGTATCCAGACGAGCGAACTGCAGTTCGGCACATGGCGGTTCGGCAAGGAGACCGAGCAGGGCAACGTCGAGATCGACGAGGACCGGGCGTTCGAGCTGCTCGACGCCTACGCGGCGGCCGGCGGACGGTACATCGACACCGCCGACGTGTACGGCGGCGGGAAGGCCGAGCAGTGGATCGGCAACTGGCTGGCCGACCGCGACCGCGAGCGGTACACCGTCGCCTCGAAGATATACTGGCAGATCCGAGAGGGCGACCCCAACAGTCGGGGGAACAACCGGAAGAACCTCCGCCACCGGGTCGACCAGATCCTCGACCGCCTCGACACCGACTACGTCGACGTGCTCTACATCCACCGCTGGGACGACCAGACGTCGGCCCGCGAGCTGATGAAGACGCTGAACGGCCTGGTCGAGGAGGGGAAGGTCCTCTACCTCGGCGCGTCGACGCTGCGCCCCAACGCCTGGAAGGTCGCGAAGGCCAACGAGATCGCCCGCGCCGAGGGCTGGGAGCCGTTCACCGTGCTCCAGCCCCGGTACAACCTGGTCGACCGCGAGATCGAGGGCGACTACCTCGAGATGGCTCGCCGCGAGAACCTCGCGGTCTGCCCGTGGAGCCCGCTGGGCCAGGGCTTCCTGACCGGGAAGTACTCCCGCGAGGACGGGCTGACCGGCGAGTCGCGGGCCGCCGAGTCGAGCCGGTTCGAGGAGTCGTACCTCACCGAGGCGAACTTCGACGTCCACGACGAACTCGACGCGGTGGCCGAGGAAGTCGGCGCCACGCCGGCCCAGACCTCGCTGGCGTGGCTGATGCACCGCGAGGGCGTCACCGCGCCCATCGTCGGCGCCCGCACCGTCGACCAGCTCGAGGAGAACCTCGCGGCGTCGGAGATCGACCTCTCGGACGACCAGGTCCAGCGCCTCGCCGAGGCGAAGGGCGGGCCGTACGCCGGGCTCTGA